The following proteins come from a genomic window of Corynebacterium hansenii:
- a CDS encoding acetyl-CoA C-acetyltransferase, producing MTTQPTQNAPRRAVIVGGNRIPFARSNKEYSHASNQDMLTAAIDGLVARYGLAGERLGSVSAGAVLKHSRDFNLVRECVLSSALDPATPAFDVQQACATGMEALSTISNKIKLGQIEAGIAGGVDTTSDAPIAVSEGLRKALLDANRQKSNLDRVKALAAVRPGDAVPDLPNTGEPRTGLSMGEHQAITTAEWGVTRAEQDELAAASHRNLARAYEEGFFDDLITPFKGVTRDTNLRADTTVEKLGKLKPVFGRGLEAEPTMTAGNSTPLTDGASAVLISSEEWAAERGLPVLADVVDVESAAVDFVHGDEGLLMAPAYATPRLLARQGLTFDDIDFFEIHEAFAATVCSTLKAWEDEEYCREKLGLDGALGSVPREKLNVNGSSLACGHPFAATGGRIAATLAKMLRAKADETGEVARGLISVCAAGGQGVVAILEARP from the coding sequence ATGACGACTCAGCCCACTCAGAACGCCCCGCGCCGCGCCGTCATCGTCGGCGGCAACCGCATCCCGTTCGCGCGCTCCAACAAGGAATACAGCCACGCGTCGAACCAGGACATGCTCACCGCCGCCATCGACGGCCTCGTCGCCCGCTACGGCCTGGCCGGCGAGCGACTCGGCTCCGTCTCCGCGGGCGCCGTGCTCAAGCACTCGCGCGACTTCAACCTCGTGCGCGAGTGCGTGCTCAGCTCCGCGCTCGACCCGGCCACCCCGGCGTTCGACGTGCAGCAGGCCTGCGCCACCGGCATGGAGGCGCTGTCCACCATCTCCAACAAGATCAAGCTGGGCCAGATCGAGGCCGGCATCGCCGGCGGCGTCGACACCACCTCCGACGCCCCGATCGCCGTGTCCGAGGGCCTGCGCAAGGCGCTTCTCGACGCCAACCGCCAGAAGTCCAACCTCGACCGCGTCAAGGCCCTGGCCGCCGTCCGCCCGGGCGACGCCGTCCCGGATCTGCCGAACACCGGCGAGCCGCGCACCGGCCTGTCGATGGGCGAGCACCAGGCCATCACCACCGCCGAGTGGGGCGTCACCCGCGCCGAGCAGGATGAGCTGGCCGCCGCGTCGCACCGCAACCTCGCCCGCGCGTACGAGGAGGGCTTCTTCGACGACCTGATCACCCCGTTCAAGGGCGTCACCCGCGACACCAACCTGCGCGCCGACACCACCGTGGAGAAGCTGGGCAAGCTGAAGCCGGTCTTCGGCCGCGGCCTCGAGGCCGAGCCGACCATGACCGCCGGCAACTCCACCCCGCTGACCGACGGCGCGTCCGCCGTGCTCATCTCCTCCGAGGAGTGGGCGGCCGAGCGCGGCCTGCCGGTGCTGGCCGACGTCGTCGACGTCGAGTCCGCCGCCGTCGACTTCGTCCACGGCGACGAGGGCCTGCTCATGGCCCCGGCCTACGCCACCCCGCGCCTGCTCGCCCGCCAGGGCCTGACCTTCGACGACATCGACTTCTTCGAGATCCACGAGGCCTTCGCGGCCACCGTGTGCTCCACGCTCAAGGCGTGGGAGGACGAGGAGTACTGCCGCGAGAAGCTGGGCCTGGACGGCGCGCTGGGCTCGGTCCCGCGCGAGAAGCTCAACGTCAACGGCTCCTCGCTGGCCTGCGGCCACCCGTTCGCCGCGACCGGCGGCCGCATCGCCGCCACCCTGGCGAAGATGCTGCGCGCCAAGGCCGACGAGACCGGCGAGGTCGCCCGCGGCCTCATCTCCGTCTGCGCCGCAGGCGGCCAGGGCGTCGTCGCCATCCTCGAGGCCCGTCCGTAA
- a CDS encoding glutathione peroxidase: MSEGNGTLHDIPVTTIDGRETTLADWAGHVLLIVNVASECGLTDQYRALQELHDEFHMRGFFVLGFPCNQFGGQEPGDEDQIADFCETNYGVEFPMFAKVEVNGDGAHPLFKRLTAFADADGEAGDVAWNFEKFVVDDSGEIVGRFRPRTEPDDDAIIELIEEHLPA, translated from the coding sequence ATGAGCGAAGGCAACGGCACCCTCCACGACATTCCCGTCACCACCATCGACGGCCGCGAGACCACGCTGGCGGATTGGGCGGGCCATGTCCTGCTCATCGTCAACGTCGCCAGCGAATGCGGCCTGACCGACCAGTACCGCGCGCTGCAGGAACTTCACGACGAGTTCCACATGCGCGGCTTCTTCGTCCTCGGCTTCCCCTGCAACCAGTTCGGCGGCCAGGAGCCCGGCGACGAGGATCAGATCGCCGACTTCTGCGAGACCAACTACGGCGTCGAATTCCCCATGTTCGCTAAGGTCGAGGTCAACGGCGACGGCGCGCACCCGCTATTCAAGCGTTTGACCGCCTTCGCCGACGCCGACGGCGAGGCGGGCGACGTGGCGTGGAACTTCGAGAAGTTCGTCGTCGACGATTCCGGCGAGATCGTCGGCCGCTTCCGGCCCCGCACCGAGCCCGACGACGACGCGATCATCGAGCTCATCGAGGAGCATCTTCCGGCATAG
- a CDS encoding CHAP domain-containing protein: MTDARPPRRFGLAPWPILLLVFVFAFGAAVTLWGPVNLLAWRGGPFPETDPERPLYQQGIVEIARAQYEEQPGGARYFTRGDGEAGPSESTVAPKTGPDRRYPEGRWDAAFVSWVLNEVGLPVRAEQPGRPNSWLVTDVLELAGAMADRGAYIDAAAEPEFSPQIGDLVFYDYPGPFGHHVNMVVAVHGEVVTVGGDEFGKVGLASMNLRNRSGIMGWGATGMLEGPLAADPLPAPEIDVIPLPDDADPDPEFGPRPAPMPEDAPR; encoded by the coding sequence ATGACCGACGCCCGCCCTCCCCGACGTTTCGGCCTCGCCCCCTGGCCCATCCTGCTGCTCGTGTTCGTGTTCGCCTTCGGTGCGGCGGTGACGCTGTGGGGGCCGGTCAACCTCCTGGCCTGGCGCGGGGGCCCCTTCCCCGAGACCGACCCCGAGCGGCCCCTCTACCAGCAGGGCATCGTGGAAATCGCGCGCGCCCAGTACGAGGAACAGCCCGGCGGCGCCCGCTACTTCACGCGCGGCGACGGGGAGGCCGGCCCGTCGGAAAGCACCGTGGCCCCCAAGACCGGACCGGACCGCCGCTATCCGGAGGGCCGCTGGGACGCCGCATTCGTGTCGTGGGTGCTCAACGAGGTGGGGCTGCCGGTGCGGGCGGAGCAGCCGGGGCGGCCCAATTCGTGGTTGGTGACGGACGTCCTCGAGCTCGCCGGGGCGATGGCCGACCGGGGCGCCTACATCGACGCCGCGGCGGAGCCGGAGTTCTCGCCGCAGATCGGCGACCTGGTGTTCTACGACTACCCGGGGCCGTTCGGCCACCACGTCAACATGGTCGTGGCGGTGCACGGCGAGGTGGTCACCGTCGGCGGCGACGAATTCGGCAAGGTCGGCCTGGCCAGCATGAACCTGCGCAACCGCAGCGGCATCATGGGCTGGGGCGCCACCGGCATGCTGGAGGGGCCGCTGGCGGCGGATCCGCTGCCGGCTCCGGAAATCGACGTGATCCCGCTTCCCGACGACGCCGACCCGGATCCCGAGTTCGGCCCGCGGCCGGCGCCTATGCCGGAAGATGCTCCTCGATGA
- a CDS encoding phosphoribosylaminoimidazolesuccinocarboxamide synthase, with protein sequence MRPELSAYSHLTAGKVREIYEIDDDTLLMVVSDRISAFDHILDTPIPDKGRVLTAMSVFFFDELDFPNHLAGAADDERIPAESLGRALVCRKLDMLPFECVARGYLTGSGLAEYRESGTVCGIDLPDGLTEGSKLPEPIFTPATKAEIGDHDENVPFSRVVESLGEERANEMRDATLSIYSRAAELALERGIILADTKFEFGLDEEGRLVLADEVLTPDSSRYWPADSYVEGQVNPSFDKQYVRNWLTSSKSGWDKNAGTPPPPLPGGVVEATRERYIEAYERISGRRFSDWIGDPA encoded by the coding sequence ATGCGACCCGAACTTTCCGCGTACAGCCACCTGACGGCGGGCAAGGTCCGCGAGATCTACGAAATCGACGACGACACCCTCCTCATGGTCGTCTCCGATCGGATCTCCGCGTTCGACCACATCCTGGACACCCCCATCCCGGACAAGGGCCGGGTGCTCACCGCGATGAGCGTGTTCTTCTTCGACGAGCTCGACTTCCCCAACCACCTCGCCGGCGCCGCCGACGACGAGCGCATCCCGGCCGAGTCGCTGGGCCGCGCCCTGGTGTGCCGGAAGCTGGACATGCTGCCGTTCGAGTGCGTCGCCCGCGGCTACCTCACCGGGTCCGGTCTGGCCGAGTACCGCGAGTCGGGCACCGTGTGCGGCATCGATCTGCCGGACGGCCTGACCGAGGGGTCGAAGCTGCCGGAGCCGATCTTCACCCCGGCCACGAAGGCCGAGATCGGCGACCACGACGAGAACGTGCCGTTCTCCCGCGTCGTCGAGTCGCTGGGCGAGGAGCGCGCCAACGAGATGCGCGACGCCACCCTGTCCATCTACTCCCGCGCCGCCGAGCTGGCGCTGGAGCGCGGCATCATCCTGGCCGACACGAAGTTCGAGTTCGGACTCGACGAAGAGGGCCGCCTGGTGCTCGCCGACGAGGTGCTCACCCCCGATTCCTCCCGCTACTGGCCGGCCGACTCCTACGTGGAGGGCCAGGTCAACCCGTCGTTCGACAAGCAGTACGTGCGCAACTGGCTGACGTCGTCGAAGTCCGGGTGGGACAAGAACGCCGGCACGCCCCCGCCGCCGCTGCCCGGCGGCGTGGTCGAGGCGACCCGCGAGCGCTACATCGAGGCGTACGAGCGCATTTCCGGCCGCCGCTTCTCCGACTGGATCGGCGACCCCGCGTGA
- a CDS encoding alpha/beta hydrolase: MDTSLTGPIAQAGTIALLAAPLAVMLIPPKNARGRRNPRRWLLGPVAVTGAVAWAIVGGIWFALGVAWRPFPEAVPAAIYVASAVALHAAMLAVVKPLATRRRTVAWTLPVALVAVVAALLQANICYQLYPTVASLDPTTIPDEVAYEDLKSVGQRDTGVVTTVRLNNSASGFAAREAHVYLPPAYFDRDRPKLPVIVVVAGVPGAPAQWFDEGLAGQALDSFASEHRGRAPVVVAVDANGETFKDTLCVDSPATGDKVATYLSRDVPAAVAGLFDVDRDPAKWAIAGLSRGGSCALQTAVANPGVYPTFLSMSPQKNLIDENLDETVRKYFKGDRAAYDAADPLTVLEKVGKPGGPERGPDIHGRFIAGLDDAEDRDAGRALSAAAHAAGIPVSYSELPGGHTWKVWSAGFRDSLPWLSARLGLTGEG, translated from the coding sequence GTGGACACCTCATTGACGGGCCCGATCGCCCAGGCCGGGACGATCGCGCTGCTGGCGGCCCCGCTCGCCGTGATGCTCATCCCGCCGAAGAACGCGCGCGGGCGCCGCAATCCCCGGCGCTGGCTCCTGGGCCCCGTCGCCGTGACGGGCGCCGTGGCGTGGGCGATCGTGGGCGGCATCTGGTTCGCGCTCGGCGTCGCCTGGCGGCCGTTCCCCGAGGCGGTGCCCGCGGCGATCTACGTCGCGTCGGCGGTGGCGCTGCACGCGGCCATGCTGGCCGTCGTCAAGCCCCTGGCCACCCGCCGCCGCACCGTGGCCTGGACACTGCCCGTCGCGTTGGTCGCGGTCGTCGCCGCGCTGCTGCAGGCCAACATCTGCTACCAGCTCTACCCGACGGTCGCCTCGCTCGACCCGACGACGATCCCCGACGAGGTGGCCTACGAGGACCTCAAGTCCGTCGGCCAGCGTGACACCGGCGTGGTCACCACCGTCCGCCTGAACAACTCCGCCAGCGGTTTCGCCGCCCGGGAGGCGCACGTCTACCTGCCGCCGGCGTACTTCGACCGGGATCGGCCGAAGCTGCCCGTCATCGTGGTCGTCGCGGGCGTGCCCGGGGCGCCCGCGCAGTGGTTCGACGAGGGCCTGGCGGGGCAGGCCCTCGACTCCTTCGCCTCCGAGCACCGCGGCCGCGCGCCCGTCGTCGTGGCGGTCGACGCCAACGGCGAAACGTTCAAGGACACCCTCTGCGTCGATTCGCCCGCCACGGGCGACAAGGTGGCCACGTACCTTTCGCGGGACGTGCCCGCGGCGGTCGCGGGGCTTTTCGACGTCGACCGGGACCCCGCCAAATGGGCGATCGCCGGACTCAGCCGCGGCGGGTCCTGCGCGCTGCAGACCGCCGTGGCCAATCCCGGCGTGTACCCGACGTTCCTGTCCATGTCCCCGCAGAAGAACCTCATCGACGAAAACCTCGACGAAACCGTGCGCAAGTACTTCAAGGGCGACCGCGCTGCCTATGACGCCGCCGACCCGCTGACCGTCCTGGAGAAGGTCGGAAAGCCCGGCGGGCCCGAGCGCGGCCCCGACATCCACGGCCGTTTCATCGCCGGATTGGACGACGCCGAGGACCGCGACGCCGGGCGCGCGCTGTCCGCCGCCGCCCACGCCGCGGGCATCCCCGTGAGCTACTCGGAGCTGCCCGGAGGCCACACGTGGAAGGTCTGGTCGGCGGGCTTCCGGGACTCCCTGCCGTGGCTTTCCGCCCGATTGGGGTTGACCGGGGAAGGCTGA
- the purQ gene encoding phosphoribosylformylglycinamidine synthase subunit PurQ, which translates to MTARIGVITFPGTLDDVDAARAVRLAGAEAVDLWHADADLKGVDAVVVPGGFSYGDYLRSGAISALAPVMRSVIDAAGKGMPVLGICNGFQILTESGLLPGALTRNEGLHFVCRDLHLKVENADTAWTSSLTAGQEILIPSKHGEGRFQAAPDTIRELEEEGRVVFRYVENPNGSINDIAGVCSADGRVVGLMPHPEHAVEALTGPSLDGLELFLSAVSAIGA; encoded by the coding sequence GTGACCGCCAGGATCGGCGTCATCACCTTCCCCGGCACCCTGGATGACGTCGACGCCGCCCGCGCCGTGCGGCTGGCCGGGGCGGAGGCGGTCGATCTCTGGCACGCCGACGCCGACCTGAAGGGCGTCGACGCCGTCGTCGTGCCCGGCGGCTTCTCCTACGGCGACTACCTGCGCAGCGGCGCGATCTCCGCGCTGGCCCCGGTCATGCGGTCGGTCATCGACGCCGCGGGCAAGGGCATGCCGGTGCTGGGCATCTGCAACGGCTTCCAGATCCTCACCGAGTCCGGCCTCCTGCCGGGCGCCCTGACCCGCAACGAGGGCCTGCACTTCGTGTGCCGCGACCTGCACCTGAAGGTGGAGAACGCCGACACCGCGTGGACGTCGTCGCTGACGGCGGGCCAGGAGATCCTCATCCCGTCGAAGCACGGCGAGGGCCGTTTCCAGGCCGCCCCGGACACCATCCGCGAGCTGGAGGAGGAGGGCCGCGTGGTGTTCCGCTACGTGGAGAACCCCAACGGCTCGATCAACGACATCGCCGGCGTGTGCAGCGCCGACGGCCGCGTCGTGGGCCTCATGCCGCACCCGGAGCACGCCGTCGAGGCGCTGACCGGCCCGTCGCTCGACGGTCTCGAGCTGTTCCTGTCCGCCGTCTCCGCCATCGGCGCGTAA
- the purS gene encoding phosphoribosylformylglycinamidine synthase subunit PurS, with translation MARVVVNVMPKAEILDPQGQAVHRALGRIGVSGVSDVRQGKRFELEVDDSVSDEDLNRLAETLLANTVIEDFEVVRGEGK, from the coding sequence GTGGCGCGTGTAGTTGTCAATGTGATGCCCAAGGCGGAGATCCTCGACCCGCAGGGCCAGGCCGTCCACCGGGCTCTGGGGCGCATCGGCGTCTCCGGGGTGTCGGACGTTCGCCAGGGCAAGCGATTCGAGCTCGAGGTCGACGATTCCGTTTCCGACGAGGACCTGAACCGCCTGGCGGAGACGCTGCTGGCCAACACGGTCATCGAGGACTTCGAGGTCGTGCGCGGGGAGGGCAAGTGA
- a CDS encoding S9 family peptidase — protein sequence MTGAQPPVAARRPHVRVRHGREFADDYEWLRDKADPEVIAHLNAENAYTDAMTADLGDLSEAIFGEIKSRVQETDMSVPVRSGDWWYYSRTLEGKSYGLSCRMRADGDDWTPPAIPDAAPGETVPGEEILLDLNELAEGHEFFSLGAASVTVDGNLLAYSTDVVGDERYTLRIKDLRTGELYDDVISDIAAGATWVGSDYLFYQRLDEAWRPDSVWRHAVGAPTSEDVRVFHEPDESYWVGVGTTRSEKYLIFEAGSKITSETWFLDCSDPTGEPTCVRPRERGVEYDVDHAVIGGEDLWLITHNMTGPNFALGAVPAGTFDSVSDLRELVAHRDDVRIEGVDCFAGHLVLAYRSGGIGRLALAVLDDDAAVDFSELEFPEELYTAASAGNPEWEAPVLRFSYGSFTTPSEVWQIDVATGEREMLKRQPVRGGYEPGDYAATRRWVTARDGAKVPVSLVHRADLDLSSPNPLLLYGYGSYEAPIDPGFSVARLSLMDRGMIFAIAHVRGGGEMGRAWWEQGRGLAKKNTFTDFIDVADDLLDAGITARDRMVADGGSAGGMLMGAVANMAGDRFAGIEAVVPFVDPLTSMLMPELPLTVVEWDEWGDPFHEEEVYDYMASYAPYENVEPKKYPPILAVTSLNDTRVLYVEPAKWIAKLREVAGGVEGAGPFLLKTEMSAGHGGVSGRYAKWRETAFQYAWLLRAAGAA from the coding sequence GTGACGGGGGCGCAACCGCCCGTCGCCGCCCGCCGCCCGCACGTCCGGGTCCGCCACGGACGCGAGTTCGCCGACGACTACGAGTGGCTGCGCGACAAGGCGGACCCGGAGGTCATCGCGCACCTGAACGCGGAGAACGCGTACACCGACGCGATGACCGCGGATCTCGGCGACCTGTCCGAGGCGATCTTCGGCGAGATCAAGTCCCGCGTGCAGGAGACCGACATGTCGGTGCCGGTGCGCTCGGGTGACTGGTGGTACTACTCGCGCACCCTGGAGGGGAAGTCCTACGGGCTGTCGTGCCGCATGCGCGCCGACGGCGACGACTGGACCCCGCCGGCCATCCCGGACGCCGCGCCGGGCGAGACGGTGCCGGGCGAGGAGATCCTGCTGGACCTCAACGAGTTGGCCGAGGGCCACGAGTTCTTCTCGCTGGGCGCCGCGTCGGTGACCGTCGACGGCAACCTGCTGGCCTACTCCACCGACGTGGTCGGCGATGAGCGGTACACGCTGCGCATCAAGGATTTGCGCACCGGCGAGCTGTACGACGACGTCATCTCCGACATCGCCGCCGGAGCGACGTGGGTGGGCTCCGACTACCTCTTCTACCAGCGCCTCGACGAGGCCTGGCGGCCGGATTCGGTGTGGCGCCATGCCGTCGGCGCGCCGACGTCGGAGGACGTGCGCGTCTTCCACGAACCGGACGAGTCCTACTGGGTCGGCGTGGGCACCACCCGCAGCGAGAAGTACCTGATCTTCGAGGCCGGCTCGAAGATCACGTCGGAGACCTGGTTCCTCGACTGCTCCGACCCGACCGGCGAGCCGACGTGCGTGCGCCCCCGCGAGCGCGGCGTGGAGTACGACGTCGATCACGCCGTCATCGGCGGCGAGGATCTCTGGCTGATCACGCACAACATGACGGGCCCGAATTTCGCGCTCGGCGCGGTGCCCGCGGGCACCTTCGATTCGGTGTCCGACCTGCGCGAGCTCGTCGCCCACCGCGACGACGTCCGCATCGAGGGCGTCGACTGCTTCGCGGGGCACCTGGTGCTGGCGTACCGGTCGGGCGGCATCGGCAGGCTGGCATTGGCCGTGCTTGACGACGACGCCGCCGTGGATTTCTCCGAGCTCGAATTCCCGGAAGAGCTCTACACCGCCGCGTCGGCGGGCAATCCCGAGTGGGAGGCGCCGGTGCTGCGGTTCTCCTACGGCTCCTTCACCACGCCCTCGGAGGTGTGGCAGATCGACGTCGCCACCGGCGAGCGCGAGATGCTCAAGCGCCAGCCCGTCCGCGGCGGGTACGAGCCGGGCGATTACGCGGCCACGCGCCGCTGGGTCACCGCCCGCGACGGCGCGAAGGTGCCGGTGTCGCTGGTGCACCGCGCGGACCTGGATCTCTCGTCGCCGAACCCGCTGCTGCTGTACGGCTACGGCTCCTACGAGGCCCCGATCGACCCGGGCTTCTCCGTCGCCAGGCTGTCGCTGATGGACCGCGGCATGATCTTCGCCATCGCCCACGTGCGCGGCGGCGGCGAGATGGGCCGCGCCTGGTGGGAGCAGGGCCGGGGGCTGGCGAAGAAGAACACGTTCACCGACTTCATCGACGTCGCCGACGACCTGCTCGACGCCGGGATCACCGCCCGCGACCGCATGGTCGCCGACGGCGGCTCGGCGGGCGGCATGCTCATGGGCGCGGTGGCGAACATGGCGGGCGACCGGTTCGCGGGCATCGAGGCCGTCGTGCCCTTCGTCGACCCGCTGACGTCGATGCTCATGCCCGAGCTGCCGCTGACGGTGGTGGAGTGGGACGAGTGGGGCGACCCGTTCCACGAGGAGGAGGTCTACGACTACATGGCCTCCTACGCCCCGTACGAGAACGTCGAGCCGAAGAAGTACCCGCCCATCCTCGCGGTGACCAGCCTCAACGACACCCGCGTGCTGTACGTGGAGCCGGCGAAGTGGATCGCGAAGCTGCGCGAGGTCGCCGGCGGCGTCGAGGGCGCGGGCCCGTTCCTGCTCAAGACGGAGATGAGCGCCGGCCACGGCGGCGTCTCGGGCCGCTACGCGAAGTGGCGCGAGACCGCGTTCCAGTACGCCTGGCTGCTCCGGGCCGCCGGCGCCGCCTGA
- a CDS encoding 3-oxoacyl-ACP reductase, with the protein MADKYQELVTGGPLTGVAKSLGLPQPPHLRRHKAGEPLLKNDKVLVTGTGADADAVAEQLGEWGLGVRRDSAADDKVGAIVVVVTEATRPKDLQEPVLAAAKHLRKLDKNGRIVFISRAKAEAGADIDVALNAARGGVEGLVRSMGHEVRGGSTANGILIHDGVDVTAPSAVASLHFFLSPRSAFIDGQFLTVSSSAGEIPADWDKPLAGKVAAITGAARGIGAAIARRMKDDGADVIVIDVPPAGDALSKVANELGGLALQLDITAEDAGNRIADAAQQRYGKLDIVVHNAGITRDKLLSNMDEAKWGSVIAVNIEAQLTMNEQLLAHEAFQGSPRIATMSSTSGIAGNRGQTNYATSKAGVIGMVEATADRIAKMGGNINAVAPGFIETDMTAMIPFATRQVARRLNSLQQGGQPGDVAQAIAFLVSDRALGVNGEVLRVCGQNIVGQ; encoded by the coding sequence ATGGCAGACAAGTACCAGGAACTCGTCACCGGCGGTCCGCTCACGGGCGTCGCCAAGTCCCTCGGCCTTCCCCAGCCGCCGCACCTGCGCCGCCACAAGGCCGGCGAGCCGCTGCTGAAGAACGACAAGGTCCTCGTGACCGGCACCGGCGCGGACGCCGACGCCGTCGCCGAGCAGCTGGGCGAGTGGGGCCTCGGCGTCCGCCGCGACTCGGCCGCCGACGACAAGGTCGGCGCCATCGTGGTCGTCGTCACCGAGGCCACCCGCCCGAAGGATCTGCAGGAGCCGGTCCTCGCCGCCGCGAAACACCTGCGCAAGCTGGACAAGAACGGCCGCATCGTCTTCATCTCGCGCGCCAAGGCCGAGGCGGGCGCCGACATCGACGTCGCGCTCAACGCCGCCCGCGGCGGCGTCGAGGGCCTGGTCCGCTCGATGGGCCACGAGGTCCGCGGCGGCTCCACCGCCAACGGCATCCTCATCCACGACGGCGTCGACGTCACCGCCCCGTCGGCGGTCGCCTCGCTGCACTTCTTCCTCTCCCCCCGCTCGGCGTTCATTGACGGCCAGTTCCTCACCGTCTCCTCCTCAGCCGGCGAGATCCCCGCCGACTGGGACAAGCCGCTGGCCGGCAAGGTCGCCGCGATCACCGGCGCCGCCCGCGGCATCGGCGCGGCCATCGCCCGCCGCATGAAGGACGACGGCGCCGACGTCATCGTCATCGACGTGCCCCCGGCCGGCGACGCCCTGTCGAAGGTCGCCAACGAGCTCGGCGGCCTGGCCCTGCAGCTGGACATCACCGCCGAGGACGCCGGCAACCGCATCGCCGACGCCGCCCAGCAGCGCTACGGCAAGCTGGACATCGTGGTGCACAACGCCGGCATCACCCGCGACAAGCTGCTGTCGAACATGGACGAGGCCAAGTGGGGCTCCGTCATCGCCGTCAACATCGAGGCGCAGCTGACCATGAACGAGCAGCTGCTGGCGCACGAGGCGTTCCAGGGCTCCCCGCGCATCGCCACCATGTCGTCGACGTCGGGCATCGCGGGCAACCGCGGCCAGACCAACTACGCCACCTCCAAGGCCGGCGTGATCGGCATGGTCGAGGCCACCGCCGACCGCATCGCCAAGATGGGCGGCAACATCAACGCCGTCGCCCCGGGCTTCATCGAGACCGACATGACCGCGATGATCCCGTTCGCCACCCGCCAGGTCGCCCGCCGCCTGAACTCCCTGCAGCAGGGCGGCCAGCCGGGCGACGTCGCGCAGGCGATCGCGTTCCTGGTTTCCGACCGCGCCCTGGGCGTCAACGGCGAGGTTCTCCGCGTCTGCGGCCAGAACATCGTGGGCCAGTAG
- the bluB gene encoding 5,6-dimethylbenzimidazole synthase produces MDVYEAIGRRRDVRREFSGGVIADDALMRILGAGHAAPSVGLSQPWDFHVVRRPERLREFADHVAGCRAAFADSLPDDRRGTFDPIRIEGIVESGTGIVVTYDPERGGPNILGRHTIDDTGLMSVALAIQNMWLAATAERAGIGWVSFYEEDFLAEFIGVAKPVRPVAWLCLGPVTHLAEVRDLEAFGWRKGLALDEVVHWD; encoded by the coding sequence ATGGACGTCTACGAGGCCATCGGCCGCCGCCGCGACGTGCGCCGCGAGTTCAGCGGCGGGGTCATCGCCGACGATGCGCTCATGCGCATCCTCGGTGCCGGCCACGCCGCGCCGTCGGTGGGGCTGTCGCAGCCGTGGGATTTCCACGTGGTGCGGCGGCCGGAGCGCCTGCGCGAGTTCGCGGACCACGTGGCGGGGTGCCGCGCCGCTTTCGCCGATTCGCTTCCCGACGACCGCCGCGGCACGTTCGACCCGATCCGCATCGAGGGCATCGTGGAATCGGGCACCGGCATCGTGGTGACGTACGACCCCGAGCGGGGCGGCCCGAACATCCTGGGCCGGCACACCATCGACGACACCGGCCTGATGTCGGTGGCCCTGGCCATCCAGAACATGTGGCTCGCCGCCACGGCCGAACGCGCCGGCATCGGGTGGGTCAGCTTCTACGAGGAAGACTTTTTGGCGGAGTTCATCGGCGTCGCAAAGCCGGTCCGTCCCGTGGCGTGGCTGTGCCTGGGCCCCGTGACGCACCTGGCGGAGGTCCGTGACCTGGAGGCCTTCGGCTGGCGGAAGGGCCTGGCCCTGGACGAGGTCGTGCACTGGGATTAG
- a CDS encoding DUF2334 domain-containing protein: MTAVSPALVVSVSGIRDDRLLDAARFIAALEYRGISPSLLVAPYLGGDWSLRDSPAVLDWIRRRRDEGAEILLAGYDQSDRGRRGEFASLDAHEARLRLTAATRQMRALSLETDMFAPPRWLMSPGTLEVLPDLGFRIAADLHGVHDLVTGATDPTRVLAVGEGFGAARWWRRAMRNSVNRALADGRPIRISVSAARLRDEKVRRDILRLLDMAMAAGVAPAGYGAVPLRWAA; the protein is encoded by the coding sequence ATGACCGCCGTCTCGCCCGCCCTCGTGGTGTCGGTGTCGGGCATCCGGGATGACCGGCTGCTCGACGCCGCACGTTTCATCGCCGCCCTGGAGTACCGGGGCATCTCGCCGTCTCTGCTGGTCGCGCCGTATCTGGGCGGGGATTGGTCACTGCGGGATTCGCCGGCGGTGCTCGATTGGATCCGGCGCCGGCGCGACGAGGGCGCCGAGATCCTGCTGGCCGGCTACGACCAGTCGGACCGCGGCCGGCGCGGCGAATTTGCCTCGCTCGACGCCCACGAGGCCCGGCTGCGCCTGACCGCCGCGACGCGCCAGATGCGGGCGCTGAGCCTGGAAACCGACATGTTCGCCCCGCCGCGCTGGCTGATGTCGCCCGGCACGCTGGAGGTTCTGCCGGACCTGGGCTTCCGCATCGCCGCCGACCTGCACGGCGTCCACGACCTGGTCACCGGCGCCACCGACCCCACCCGCGTGCTGGCGGTGGGCGAGGGCTTCGGCGCCGCGCGCTGGTGGCGCCGGGCGATGCGCAACTCGGTCAACCGCGCCCTCGCCGACGGCCGGCCGATCCGCATCTCGGTGTCCGCCGCCCGCCTGCGCGACGAGAAGGTGCGCCGCGACATCCTCCGCCTGCTGGACATGGCCATGGCCGCGGGCGTCGCCCCGGCGGGCTACGGCGCGGTGCCCCTACGATGGGCGGCATGA